A genomic stretch from Apis cerana isolate GH-2021 linkage group LG9, AcerK_1.0, whole genome shotgun sequence includes:
- the LOC107997510 gene encoding aldehyde dehydrogenase family 3 member B1 isoform X10, with translation MIMDYASLVERTRNVFINGKTRSLKWRQTQLKQTLLMIQECKQEIISALASDLRKSKFESVIMEINIVEGEIKHLLMSLKEWSADEKPPKDMVNIMDRIEIKKDPYGVVLIIGPWNYPFQLIMAPLAGALAAGNCTIVKPSEVSSATAKLIADIIPKYLDQECIHVILGGISETTELLKQRFDYIFYTGSSSVGKIIHQAANKFLTPITLELGGKSPVYIDNTVDMDITVKRVLWGKCVNAGQTCIAPDYILCTEEIQNKFVTKAREILKDWYGNNPKESPDLSRIINEHHYQRLIKYLNNGRIVIGGDCDPNEKYISPTILVDVKSTDPVMQDEIFGPILPIINVNNAYEAIKFINNRESPLVIYIFSKDRGVQDLIINQTRSGSVGVNDTIMQYCVDSIPFGGVGNSGMGCYHGKYTYDTFVHKKGCLIKYFNKLEEALASGRYPPYSDKNLSFLQILMAKRPDIPGIKYFPHLLAFGLGILATYSVLILLKVYKFRRNNAFINL, from the exons atgataatggaTTATGCAAGT CTTGTTGAACGTACacgaaatgtatttattaatggtAAGACAAGATCATTAAAATGGAGACAAAcacaattaaaacaaacactACTTATGATACAAGAATGTAAACAGGAAATTATATCTGCTCTTGCTTCTGATTTACGCaag tcTAAATTTGAATCTGttattatggaaataaatattgttgaagGAGAAATCAAACATTTGCTCATGTCTCTTAAGGAATGGTCAGCTgatgaaaaa CCTCCAAAAGACATGGTTAACATAATGGacagaattgaaattaagaaagatcCATATGGTGTGGTTCTTATTATAGGACCATGGAATTATcctttccaattaattatggCTCCTTTAGCAGGTGCATTAGCTGCTGGAAATTGTACTATTGTTAAACCATCAGAAGTATCTTCTGCTACAGCGAAACTTATTGCAGATATTATTCCTAAATATTTAGATCAA gaaTGTATTCATGTAATATTAGGAGGAATTTCTGAAACAACAGAATTACTTAAGCAAagattcgattatattttttatacaggtTCATCTAGTGTTGGAAAAATCATTCATCAAgcagcaaataaatttttaacaccgATAACATTAGAACTTGGTGGTAaaag ccctgtatatatagataatacagTAGATATGGATATAACTGTGAAAAGAGTACTTTGGGGCAAATGTGTTAATGCTGGACAAACATGTATTGCACCTGATTATATACTTTGTActgaagaaattcaaaataaatttgtaacaaaGGCAAGAGAAATTCTAAAAGATTGGTATGGTAATAATCCAAAGGAAAGTCCAGATTTATCACGTATAATTAATGAACATCATTATca gCGtctcatcaaatatttaaataatggtaGAATAGTAATAGGTGGTGACTGTGAtcctaatgaaaaatatatctctccAACTATTCTTGTTGATGTCAAATCTACAGATCCTGTGATgcaagatgaaatatttggtCCAATATTACCAATCATAAATGTGAATAATGCTTATgaagcaattaaatttataaataatcg TGAATCTCCactcgtaatatatatattttccaaggaCAGGGGAGTTcaggatttaataataaatcaaactcGTAGTGGAAGCGTAGGAGTAAATGATACAATAATGCAATATTGTG ttgaCAGTATACCATTTGGTGGTGTTGGCAATTCTGGTATGGGATGTTATCATGGAAAATATACTTATGATACCTTTGTACACAAAAAAGGttgtcttattaaatatttcaataaactaGAAGAAGCATTGGcatc AGGCCGTTATCCGCCATATTCTGATAAAAACTTATCTTTCTTACAAATTCTAATGGCAAAACGGCCTGACATACctggaattaaatattttccacatcTTTTAGCATTTGGTTTGGGAATTCTTGCCACATAcagtgttttaattttattaaaggtatataaatttaggcgaaataatgcatttattaatttgtaa
- the LOC107997510 gene encoding aldehyde dehydrogenase family 3 member B1 isoform X4 — translation MTEVKIEVGDLEEQQISPKEQNMKSKECQIDIESELDDPTMAQSNEKMIMDYASLVERTRNVFINGKTRSLKWRQTQLKQTLLMIQECKQEIISALASDLRKSKFESVIMEINIVEGEIKHLLMSLKEWSADEKPPKDMVNIMDRIEIKKDPYGVVLIIGPWNYPFQLIMAPLAGALAAGNCTIVKPSEVSSATAKLIADIIPKYLDQECIHVILGGISETTELLKQRFDYIFYTGSSSVGKIIHQAANKFLTPITLELGGKSPVYIDNTVDMDITVKRVLWGKCVNAGQTCIAPDYILCTEEIQNKFVTKAREILKDWYGNNPKESPDLSRIINEHHYQRLIKYLNNGRIVIGGDCDPNEKYISPTILVDVKSTDPVMQDEIFGPILPIINVNNAYEAIKFINNREKPLALYIFSTDENTISVFLNNTSSGNACVNDVIMHATVDSIPFGGVGNSGMGCYHGKYTYDTFVHKKGCLIKYFNKLEEALASGRYPPYSDKNLSFLQILMAKRPDIPGIKYFPHLLAFGLGILATYSVLILLKVTDISPP, via the exons cacaatctaatgaaaaaatgataatggaTTATGCAAGT CTTGTTGAACGTACacgaaatgtatttattaatggtAAGACAAGATCATTAAAATGGAGACAAAcacaattaaaacaaacactACTTATGATACAAGAATGTAAACAGGAAATTATATCTGCTCTTGCTTCTGATTTACGCaag tcTAAATTTGAATCTGttattatggaaataaatattgttgaagGAGAAATCAAACATTTGCTCATGTCTCTTAAGGAATGGTCAGCTgatgaaaaa CCTCCAAAAGACATGGTTAACATAATGGacagaattgaaattaagaaagatcCATATGGTGTGGTTCTTATTATAGGACCATGGAATTATcctttccaattaattatggCTCCTTTAGCAGGTGCATTAGCTGCTGGAAATTGTACTATTGTTAAACCATCAGAAGTATCTTCTGCTACAGCGAAACTTATTGCAGATATTATTCCTAAATATTTAGATCAA gaaTGTATTCATGTAATATTAGGAGGAATTTCTGAAACAACAGAATTACTTAAGCAAagattcgattatattttttatacaggtTCATCTAGTGTTGGAAAAATCATTCATCAAgcagcaaataaatttttaacaccgATAACATTAGAACTTGGTGGTAaaag ccctgtatatatagataatacagTAGATATGGATATAACTGTGAAAAGAGTACTTTGGGGCAAATGTGTTAATGCTGGACAAACATGTATTGCACCTGATTATATACTTTGTActgaagaaattcaaaataaatttgtaacaaaGGCAAGAGAAATTCTAAAAGATTGGTATGGTAATAATCCAAAGGAAAGTCCAGATTTATCACGTATAATTAATGAACATCATTATca gCGtctcatcaaatatttaaataatggtaGAATAGTAATAGGTGGTGACTGTGAtcctaatgaaaaatatatctctccAACTATTCTTGTTGATGTCAAATCTACAGATCCTGTGATgcaagatgaaatatttggtCCAATATTACCAATCATAAATGTGAATAATGCTTATgaagcaattaaatttataaataatcg GGAGAAGCCATTagcattatacatatttagcACTGATGAAAATACTATATCAGTATTTCTCAACAATACAAGTAGTGGTAATGCTTGTGTTAATGATGTAATCATGCATGCAACAG ttgaCAGTATACCATTTGGTGGTGTTGGCAATTCTGGTATGGGATGTTATCATGGAAAATATACTTATGATACCTTTGTACACAAAAAAGGttgtcttattaaatatttcaataaactaGAAGAAGCATTGGcatc AGGCCGTTATCCGCCATATTCTGATAAAAACTTATCTTTCTTACAAATTCTAATGGCAAAACGGCCTGACATACctggaattaaatattttccacatcTTTTAGCATTTGGTTTGGGAATTCTTGCCACATAcagtgttttaattttattaaag GTAACCGACATCTCTCCCCCTTGA
- the LOC107997510 gene encoding aldehyde dehydrogenase family 3 member B1 isoform X8, which translates to MKSKECQIDIESELDDPTMAQSNEKMIMDYASLVERTRNVFINGKTRSLKWRQTQLKQTLLMIQECKQEIISALASDLRKSKFESVIMEINIVEGEIKHLLMSLKEWSADEKPPKDMVNIMDRIEIKKDPYGVVLIIGPWNYPFQLIMAPLAGALAAGNCTIVKPSEVSSATAKLIADIIPKYLDQECIHVILGGISETTELLKQRFDYIFYTGSSSVGKIIHQAANKFLTPITLELGGKSPVYIDNTVDMDITVKRVLWGKCVNAGQTCIAPDYILCTEEIQNKFVTKAREILKDWYGNNPKESPDLSRIINEHHYQRLIKYLNNGRIVIGGDCDPNEKYISPTILVDVKSTDPVMQDEIFGPILPIINVNNAYEAIKFINNRESPLVIYIFSKDRGVQDLIINQTRSGSVGVNDTIMQYCVDSIPFGGVGNSGMGCYHGKYTYDTFVHKKGCLIKYFNKLEEALASGRYPPYSDKNLSFLQILMAKRPDIPGIKYFPHLLAFGLGILATYSVLILLKVYKFRRNNAFINL; encoded by the exons cacaatctaatgaaaaaatgataatggaTTATGCAAGT CTTGTTGAACGTACacgaaatgtatttattaatggtAAGACAAGATCATTAAAATGGAGACAAAcacaattaaaacaaacactACTTATGATACAAGAATGTAAACAGGAAATTATATCTGCTCTTGCTTCTGATTTACGCaag tcTAAATTTGAATCTGttattatggaaataaatattgttgaagGAGAAATCAAACATTTGCTCATGTCTCTTAAGGAATGGTCAGCTgatgaaaaa CCTCCAAAAGACATGGTTAACATAATGGacagaattgaaattaagaaagatcCATATGGTGTGGTTCTTATTATAGGACCATGGAATTATcctttccaattaattatggCTCCTTTAGCAGGTGCATTAGCTGCTGGAAATTGTACTATTGTTAAACCATCAGAAGTATCTTCTGCTACAGCGAAACTTATTGCAGATATTATTCCTAAATATTTAGATCAA gaaTGTATTCATGTAATATTAGGAGGAATTTCTGAAACAACAGAATTACTTAAGCAAagattcgattatattttttatacaggtTCATCTAGTGTTGGAAAAATCATTCATCAAgcagcaaataaatttttaacaccgATAACATTAGAACTTGGTGGTAaaag ccctgtatatatagataatacagTAGATATGGATATAACTGTGAAAAGAGTACTTTGGGGCAAATGTGTTAATGCTGGACAAACATGTATTGCACCTGATTATATACTTTGTActgaagaaattcaaaataaatttgtaacaaaGGCAAGAGAAATTCTAAAAGATTGGTATGGTAATAATCCAAAGGAAAGTCCAGATTTATCACGTATAATTAATGAACATCATTATca gCGtctcatcaaatatttaaataatggtaGAATAGTAATAGGTGGTGACTGTGAtcctaatgaaaaatatatctctccAACTATTCTTGTTGATGTCAAATCTACAGATCCTGTGATgcaagatgaaatatttggtCCAATATTACCAATCATAAATGTGAATAATGCTTATgaagcaattaaatttataaataatcg TGAATCTCCactcgtaatatatatattttccaaggaCAGGGGAGTTcaggatttaataataaatcaaactcGTAGTGGAAGCGTAGGAGTAAATGATACAATAATGCAATATTGTG ttgaCAGTATACCATTTGGTGGTGTTGGCAATTCTGGTATGGGATGTTATCATGGAAAATATACTTATGATACCTTTGTACACAAAAAAGGttgtcttattaaatatttcaataaactaGAAGAAGCATTGGcatc AGGCCGTTATCCGCCATATTCTGATAAAAACTTATCTTTCTTACAAATTCTAATGGCAAAACGGCCTGACATACctggaattaaatattttccacatcTTTTAGCATTTGGTTTGGGAATTCTTGCCACATAcagtgttttaattttattaaaggtatataaatttaggcgaaataatgcatttattaatttgtaa
- the LOC107997510 gene encoding aldehyde dehydrogenase family 3 member B1 isoform X6 has protein sequence MTEVKIEVGDLEEQQISPKEQNMKSKECQIDIESELDDPTMAQSNEKMIMDYASLVERTRNVFINGKTRSLKWRQTQLKQTLLMIQECKQEIISALASDLRKSKFESVIMEINIVEGEIKHLLMSLKEWSADEKPPKDMVNIMDRIEIKKDPYGVVLIIGPWNYPFQLIMAPLAGALAAGNCTIVKPSEVSSATAKLIADIIPKYLDQECIHVILGGISETTELLKQRFDYIFYTGSSSVGKIIHQAANKFLTPITLELGGKSPVYIDNTVDMDITVKRVLWGKCVNAGQTCIAPDYILCTEEIQNKFVTKAREILKDWYGNNPKESPDLSRIINEHHYQRLIKYLNNGRIVIGGDCDPNEKYISPTILVDVKSTDPVMQDEIFGPILPIINVNNAYEAIKFINNREKPLALYIFSTDENTISVFLNNTSSGNACVNDVIMHATVDSIPFGGVGNSGMGCYHGKYTYDTFVHKKGCLIKYFNKLEEALASGRYPPYSDKNLSFLQILMAKRPDIPGIKYFPHLLAFGLGILATYSVLILLKIQEENH, from the exons cacaatctaatgaaaaaatgataatggaTTATGCAAGT CTTGTTGAACGTACacgaaatgtatttattaatggtAAGACAAGATCATTAAAATGGAGACAAAcacaattaaaacaaacactACTTATGATACAAGAATGTAAACAGGAAATTATATCTGCTCTTGCTTCTGATTTACGCaag tcTAAATTTGAATCTGttattatggaaataaatattgttgaagGAGAAATCAAACATTTGCTCATGTCTCTTAAGGAATGGTCAGCTgatgaaaaa CCTCCAAAAGACATGGTTAACATAATGGacagaattgaaattaagaaagatcCATATGGTGTGGTTCTTATTATAGGACCATGGAATTATcctttccaattaattatggCTCCTTTAGCAGGTGCATTAGCTGCTGGAAATTGTACTATTGTTAAACCATCAGAAGTATCTTCTGCTACAGCGAAACTTATTGCAGATATTATTCCTAAATATTTAGATCAA gaaTGTATTCATGTAATATTAGGAGGAATTTCTGAAACAACAGAATTACTTAAGCAAagattcgattatattttttatacaggtTCATCTAGTGTTGGAAAAATCATTCATCAAgcagcaaataaatttttaacaccgATAACATTAGAACTTGGTGGTAaaag ccctgtatatatagataatacagTAGATATGGATATAACTGTGAAAAGAGTACTTTGGGGCAAATGTGTTAATGCTGGACAAACATGTATTGCACCTGATTATATACTTTGTActgaagaaattcaaaataaatttgtaacaaaGGCAAGAGAAATTCTAAAAGATTGGTATGGTAATAATCCAAAGGAAAGTCCAGATTTATCACGTATAATTAATGAACATCATTATca gCGtctcatcaaatatttaaataatggtaGAATAGTAATAGGTGGTGACTGTGAtcctaatgaaaaatatatctctccAACTATTCTTGTTGATGTCAAATCTACAGATCCTGTGATgcaagatgaaatatttggtCCAATATTACCAATCATAAATGTGAATAATGCTTATgaagcaattaaatttataaataatcg GGAGAAGCCATTagcattatacatatttagcACTGATGAAAATACTATATCAGTATTTCTCAACAATACAAGTAGTGGTAATGCTTGTGTTAATGATGTAATCATGCATGCAACAG ttgaCAGTATACCATTTGGTGGTGTTGGCAATTCTGGTATGGGATGTTATCATGGAAAATATACTTATGATACCTTTGTACACAAAAAAGGttgtcttattaaatatttcaataaactaGAAGAAGCATTGGcatc AGGCCGTTATCCGCCATATTCTGATAAAAACTTATCTTTCTTACAAATTCTAATGGCAAAACGGCCTGACATACctggaattaaatattttccacatcTTTTAGCATTTGGTTTGGGAATTCTTGCCACATAcagtgttttaattttattaaag attcAAGAAGAAAATCATTAA